A single genomic interval of Balaenoptera musculus isolate JJ_BM4_2016_0621 unplaced genomic scaffold, mBalMus1.pri.v3 scaffold_62_arrow_ctg1, whole genome shotgun sequence harbors:
- the LOC118889506 gene encoding translation initiation factor IF-2-like isoform X2: MPTQAAGSLGSGVHHLLGLLSLQVSRYSLPQPVISRIHWPVLQRAAGAWTRALPPETPLPLAASTGQPFPRSPRPCRRPGSGPTCQAPGRPPRPLPRPRPRPAPPRPTPPPPRPASIPGPARRARARCHRGPVGRGSSVRPVSGGARASPRRPGSRAFSTAVGGQMQAELGARGGRGRRPGRGWPSGNGDRERAGAPAAVARGGGGGDRGGRRGRGRGSWGSRGGGGGGGPRGGRREAGGRRPGRRAQCAGKVLLNHQDLAPGSISHEALGDSLRQFNFSSFQTSP; the protein is encoded by the exons atgcCAACGCAGGCAGCTGGTTCCTTGGGGTCaggagtccaccatcttctcggtttGCTGTCTCTCCAGGTAAGTCGTTACTCCTTGCCCCAACCAGTCATCTCTCGGATTCACTGGCCTGTCCTGCAGCGCGCAGCaggagcttggactcg GGCCCTTCCCCCAGAAACACCCCTCCCACTTGCAGCTTCTACTGGTCAGCCCTTTCCTCGGAGCCCCCGGCCCTGCCGGAGACCAGGTTCCGGCCCCACCTGCCAGGCCCCTGGccggccgccccgccccctcccccgtccccgcccccgccccgccccgccccgccccaccccgcccccgccgcggCCAGCTTCCATACCCGGCCCCGCACGCCGCGCTCGCGCTCGCTGTCACCGGGGGCCCGTCGGTCGCGGCTCCTCCGTGCGGCCCGTTTCCGGTGGGGCAAGGGCGTCTCCGCGGCGGCCCGGCTCCCGCGCGTTCAGCACCGCCGTCGGTGGCCAGATGCAGGCGGAGCTCGGAGCTCGGGGCGGTCGAGGACGCCGACCCGGCCGCGGCTGGCCTAGCGGGAATGGCGACCGCGAGCGGGCCGGCGCCCCGGCGGCGGTGGcgagaggcggcggcggcggggatAGAGGCGGCCGCCGGGGCCGCGGCAGGGGCTCCTGGGGCagccgaggaggaggaggaggaggaggtccgCGAGGCGGCCGccgagaggcaggaggcaggaggccgGGGCGCCGGGCCCAGTGCGCCG GCAAAGTCCTGCTCAACCATCAGGACTTGGCTCCTGGGTCTATTTCTCATGAAGCCCTGGGTGACTCATTGAGGCAGttcaacttttcttccttccagacTTCACCTTGA
- the LOC118889505 gene encoding muscarinic acetylcholine receptor M5-like → MEGESYHNATTVNGTPVTHQPLERHRLWEVITIAAVTAVVSLITIVGNVLVMISFKVNSQLKTVNNYYLLSLACADLIIGIFSMNLYTTYILMGHWALGSLACDLWLALDYVASNASVMNLLVISFDRYFSITRPLTYRAKRTPKRAGIMIGLAWLISFILWAPAILCWQYLVGERTVPPDECQIQFLSEPTITFGTAIAAFYIPVSVMTILYCRIYRETEKRTKDLADLQGSDCVAETEKRRPAQEALLTSCFSCPQPTLAQRERNQASWSSSCRSTSVTGKPSRATGPSTEWAKAEQLTTCSSYPSSEDEDKPTTDPVFQVVCKSQAKESPREEFSAEETKETFVNAQTEKNDYDTQKYFLSPAAAHRPKSQKCMAYKFRLVVKADGTQDTNNGCRKVKIMPCSSPVSKDPSTKGLDPNLSHQMTKRKRMVLVKERKAAQTLSAILLAFIITWTPYNIMVLVSTFCDKCVPVTLWHLGYWLCYVNSTVNPICYALCNRTFRKTFKMLLLCRWKKKKVEEKLYWQGNSKLP, encoded by the coding sequence ATGGAAGGGGAATCTTACCACAATGCTACTACCGTCAATGGCACCCCAGTGACTCACCAGCCTTTGGAACGTCACAGGTTGTGGGAAGTCATCACCATCGCAGCTGTGACAGCCGTGGTAAGCCTGATCACCATCGTGGGCAACGTCTTAGTCATGATCTCTTTCAAAGTCAACAGTCAGCTGAAGACAGTTAACAACTATTACCTGCTCAGCTTAGCCTGTGCAGATCTCATCATTGGGATCTTCTCCATGAACCTCTACACTACCTACATCCTCATGGGACACTGGGCTCTCGGGAGTCTGGCTTGTGACCTTTGGCTTGCACTGGACTACGTGGCCAGCAATGCTTCTGTCATGAACCTTCTGGTGATCAGTTTTGACCGATACTTTTCTATCACAAGACCCCTGACGTATCGGGCCAAGCGTACCCCAAAGAGGGCTGGCATCATGATTGGCTTGGCCTGGCTGATCTCCTTCATCCTCTGGGCCCCAGCGATCCTCTGCTGGCAGTACTTGGTTGGGGAGCGGACGGTCCCACCAGACGAGTGCCAGATCCAGTTCCTCTCGGAGCCCACGATCACTTTTGGCACTGCCATCGCTGCATTCTACATCCCTGTTTCTGTCATGACAATCCTCTACTGCCGAATCTACCGGGAAACAGAGAAGCGAACCAAGGACCTGGCCGACCTCCAGGGCTCTGACTGCGTGGCTGAAACTGAGAAGAGAAGGCCAGCTCAGGAGGCTCTGCTCACGTCCTGCTTTAGCTGCCCCCAGCCCACACTGGCCCAGAGGGAAAGGAACCAAGCCTCCTGGTCATCCTCCTGCAGGAGCACCTCCGTCACTGGGAAGCCATCCCGAGCCACTGGCCCAAGCACTGAGTGGGCCAAAGCCGAGCAGCTAACCACCTGCAGCAGCTACCCCTCCTCAGAAGATGAGGACAAGCCCACCACTGACCCTGTCTTTCAAGTGGTCTGCAAGAGTCAGGCCAAGGAAAGCCCAAGGGAAGAATTCAGTGCTGAAGAGACCAAGGAAACTTTTGTCAACgctcaaactgaaaaaaatgactaTGACACCCAAAAATACTTCCTGTCTCCAGCTGCTGCTCATCGACCCAAGAGTCAGAAGTGCATGGCCTATAAGTTCCGATTGGTGGTGAAAGCTGATGGGACCCAGGATACCAACAACGGCTGTCGCAAGGTGAAAATCATGCCCTGCTCCTCCCCGGTGTCCAAGGACCCTTCGACGAAAGGCCTTGATCCCAACCTCAGCCATCAGATGACCAAACGAAAGAGGATGGTCCTCGTCAAAGAGAGGAAAGCAGCCCAGACCCTGAGTGCAATTCTCCTGGCTTTCATCATCACGTGGACTCCTTACAACATCATGGTCCTGGTTTCCACCTTCTGCGACAAGTGTGTCCCAGTCACCCTGTGGCACTTGGGCTACTGGCTGTGCTATGTCAATAGCACTGTCAACCCCATTTGCTATGCCCTCTGCAACAGAACCTTCAGGAAGACCTTTAAGATGCTGCTTCTCTGccgatggaaaaagaaaaaagtggaagagAAATTGTACTGGCAGGGGAACAGCAAGCTCCCCTGA